The Leptospirillum ferriphilum genome has a segment encoding these proteins:
- a CDS encoding DUF3105 domain-containing protein: protein MTAAPARKNSLLSRWPLILVLFILTVFFVYVSRQKNPSAPPPDTVSSSRASSPATTPVSAATDATHPGMYYPSQGHDHWDLARLQKFQYNSNPPTSGPHMEQFIDSYTPSSPLPAYIQVHLLEHGNVLIQYNCTCPHTVEALKKIASSFDTYSPSLGLEEGKAVIVAPNPSLPHRIVLTAWTRLLGMDTLDEKAAGQFISTWLGNAQNTRQ, encoded by the coding sequence ATGACTGCCGCACCGGCCAGAAAAAATTCCCTGCTTTCCCGTTGGCCTCTCATTCTGGTTCTGTTCATCCTGACCGTTTTCTTCGTTTATGTCAGCCGGCAGAAAAATCCGTCGGCGCCTCCGCCGGACACCGTTTCCTCCTCTCGCGCGTCCAGTCCGGCGACGACTCCTGTTTCCGCGGCGACGGACGCAACCCATCCGGGAATGTACTATCCGTCCCAGGGACACGATCACTGGGATCTGGCCCGTCTCCAGAAGTTTCAGTACAATTCCAATCCGCCCACGTCGGGACCACACATGGAACAGTTTATCGACAGCTACACTCCCTCTTCACCGCTGCCGGCCTACATCCAGGTCCATCTTCTGGAGCACGGAAACGTTCTGATTCAGTACAACTGTACCTGCCCTCATACCGTCGAGGCGCTCAAGAAGATTGCGTCCTCCTTCGACACCTACTCCCCTTCGCTGGGTCTTGAGGAAGGGAAAGCGGTCATCGTTGCACCCAATCCTTCGCTTCCTCATCGAATCGTTCTGACGGCATGGACACGACTTCTCGGCATGGACACCCTCGACGAGAAAGCCGCAGGGCAGTTTATTTCCACCTGGCTGGGCAACGCCCAAAACACACGCCAGTAG
- a CDS encoding Slp family lipoprotein, translating into MPIHLTGRPFFRFCEKLRVFTMLAVVFSVFSGCALFDSPPFPKQEVRWADRQILFRDIAHHPESLQGQHVILGGKILNITRKGMVSTIIVKEYPLGKELHPDTEKPSMGIFEIVTDEFLPADRYKPGHKMEVIGTVIGPTDLRTAGGRSVRIPVIRGRHLHAQAPAPPPMPMDMMDPGFMDPGFMGPGFMGPGMMMPGFF; encoded by the coding sequence ATGCCGATCCATTTAACCGGAAGACCATTTTTCCGGTTCTGCGAAAAACTCCGCGTTTTTACCATGCTCGCCGTCGTCTTTTCTGTTTTTTCAGGATGCGCGCTGTTTGACTCACCGCCCTTTCCCAAACAGGAAGTCCGATGGGCCGATCGACAGATTCTTTTCCGGGACATCGCCCATCACCCGGAATCCCTCCAGGGACAGCATGTCATTCTTGGCGGAAAAATTCTGAACATCACCCGGAAGGGCATGGTCAGTACGATCATCGTGAAAGAGTATCCGCTGGGGAAAGAGCTCCATCCCGACACGGAAAAACCTTCCATGGGAATTTTCGAGATCGTGACCGACGAATTCCTTCCCGCCGACCGATACAAACCGGGGCATAAAATGGAAGTCATCGGAACCGTCATCGGACCGACGGATCTTCGGACAGCCGGAGGACGGAGCGTTCGCATTCCCGTCATCCGTGGACGCCATCTGCATGCACAGGCTCCTGCTCCTCCTCCCATGCCAATGGACATGATGGATCCGGGATTCATGGACCCGGGATTTATGGGACCGGGATTTATGGGACCCGGCATGATGATGCCCGGCTTCTTCTGA